In the genome of Burkholderia sp. PAMC 26561, the window TATGTACGTGCCCCCGCTGCACGGACAGCCCGACCACAATCCGTGCCTGAGCATATTTGCTCGCATTGCGCAGCAGGTTGCGCATGGCATACGACATCAGGCGCGTGTCCATCGCAACGCATGCGCACGGATTGATATCGACGTCCCGCACAATGCGCATATGGGTGTAGAGCAGCGTGGCGTCGTGAACCTGCTTGTCGAACCAGCTCAAAAGCGGCGTTGCTTCCAGGTTGGATTGCAGCGAACTATGCTCGAGGCGGGCGTAGGTAAGACTCATATCGATGAGTTCTTCGAGTTCAGTCACATCCTGCCCGATGCCCGCCAACGCCTCGTCATACTCCGCTGCCGATCCCGGCTGGCGCAGGATTTCAAGCGCAAAGCGCACGCGCGCAAGCGGCGTGCGCAATTCGTGCGAGATGCCATTGGTCAGTTCGCGTTGCGCCGCAATGATGCGTTCCATGCGCGCGGCGAGCGCGTTGAGCATGCGCGCAAGCGGCCCGATGATCACGCTATGCGACACGCGTGCACGTATGTTGAAGCGCCCGCCCGTGAAGTCGCTTGCGCGCTCGCGGATGATCGTCAGGTCGTGCCAGACGGGCCGCATCCACCGGTATGCAATCAGCGCGGGGAATCCGAACGTCACCGCTGCAATCAGTATTAGCGCAATGCCCGGTATCTGGCCGGCGCGACCCGGAGCAAGGGCAGTTGCTACCACCACAGCCGTCAATATCGCGACACTCAGCAGGCGGAAATACGCGCGCAGATAGAATCGTGACCAGCTTGGC includes:
- a CDS encoding ATP-binding protein, whose translation is MPPIMNATAQKLPFLRYCKWRWLHFRRTWTDTRADRTPSWSRFYLRAYFRLLSVAILTAVVVATALAPGRAGQIPGIALILIAAVTFGFPALIAYRWMRPVWHDLTIIRERASDFTGGRFNIRARVSHSVIIGPLARMLNALAARMERIIAAQRELTNGISHELRTPLARVRFALEILRQPGSAAEYDEALAGIGQDVTELEELIDMSLTYARLEHSSLQSNLEATPLLSWFDKQVHDATLLYTHMRIVRDVDINPCACVAMDTRLMSYAMRNLLRNASKYAQARIVVGLSVQRGHVHIFVEDDGAGVPEHERDRIFDPFVRLDRQTGGYGIGLAITRQVLNAHRGHIAVTDPVTLSGARFELSWPVSAAA